In Pecten maximus unplaced genomic scaffold, xPecMax1.1, whole genome shotgun sequence, a genomic segment contains:
- the LOC117318478 gene encoding keratin, type I cytoskeletal 9-like: MGSGQGRIQGVRPGTYTWGQARDVYIGSGQGRIHGVRPGTYTWGQASDVYMGSGQRRKHGSGQGLIRGSGQGRIHGSGQGRIHGVRPVTYTWGQARDVNMGQARDVYGGQARDVYMGQARDLYGGQARDVYMGSGQGLIRGSGQGDIHGVRPGTYTGVRPGRYTWGQARDLYGGQAREIYMGSGQERIRGSGQGDIHGVRPGTYTGVRPGRYTWGQARNVYMGSGQERIQGISRTSSGHSHGELKVSVMSLDVSHQKAQSKFTKL, encoded by the coding sequence ATGGGGTCAGGCCAGGGACGTATACAAGGGGTCAGGCCAGGGACGTATACATGGGGTCAGGCCAGGGACGTATACATAGGGTCAGGCCAGGGACGTATACACGGGGTCAGGCCAGGGACGTATACATGGGGTCAGGCCAGTGACGTATACATGGGGTCAGGCCAGAGACGTAAACATGGGTCAGGCCAGGGACTTATACGGGGGTCAGGCCAGGGACGTATACATGGGTCAGGCCAGGGACGTATACATGGGGTCAGGCCAGTGACGTATACATGGGGTCAGGCCAGAGACGTAAACATGGGTCAGGCCAGGGACGTATACGGGGGTCAGGCCAGGGACGTATACATGGGTCAGGCCAGGGACTTATACGGGGGTCAGGCCAGGGACGTATACATGGGGTCAGGCCAGGGACTTATACGGGGGTCAGGCCAGGGAGATATACATGGGGTCAGGCCAGGAACGTATACGGGGGTCAGGCCAGGGAGATATACATGGGGTCAGGCCAGGGACTTATACGGGGGTCAGGCCAGGGAGATATACATGGGGTCAGGCCAGGAACGTATACGGGGGTCAGGCCAGGGAGATATACATGGGGTCAGGCCAGGAACGTATACGGGGGTCAGGCCAGGGAGATATACATGGGGTCAGGCCAGGAACGTATACATGGGGTCAGGCCAGGAACGTATACAAGGAATCTCCCGAACAAGCAGTGGTCACTCTCATGGTGAGCTCAAGGTATCAGTAATGTCCCTTGATGTCTCCCATCAGAAAGCGCAGTCGAAATTCACTAAACTCTAA